One window of Quercus robur chromosome 12, dhQueRobu3.1, whole genome shotgun sequence genomic DNA carries:
- the LOC126708412 gene encoding uncharacterized protein LOC126708412 — MGETGDDSKTLRELFSPITTNPPSCIVLPATTAAHFELKPQIIHLLPTFHGLDREDPYMHVKDFLEICVTCKFQNFTDDSVRLRLFPFSLKDKAKAWLNSLSPGSMTSWELLVTKFLSKFFPMAKTNALRREIADFYQDEQEKFYESWERFKDLILKCPHHGFETWRLVQYFYNGLTQTNRNMIESMNGGGFLSLVDDEAYKFLENFSESSQQWDFSNRKERCAPAIKKGGLYEVSEDLDIKARLDNLTRKVEALALGRGMNSVNQVQSETCSICASPMHTTQMCPSAAGYPDFYAEQANALNNYGKPFASLFSETYNPNWRNHPNFSWRQNQPPTNVGGQQVHQQSQFRPPTQAYPPIPQSTPQFVAPPRPQSSLEESLKTFMQSTSQAI; from the coding sequence ATGGGAGAAACTGGAGATGATTCAAAAACTCTTAGGGAGTTGTTCTCACCCATAACCACCAACCCTCCATCTTGCATAGTATTGCCTGCAACCACTGCTGCACATTTTGAGTTGAAGCCGCAGATAATCCACCTTCTTCCTACTTTTCATGGATTGGATAGAGAAGATCCTTATATGCATGTGAAGGATTTTCTTGAGATTTGTGTTACttgtaagtttcaaaatttcactGATGACTCTGTTCGCTTGCGtttattccctttttccttGAAGGATAAGGCAAAAGCATGGCTTAATTCTCTGTCACCTGGATCTATGACTTCATGGGAACTGTTGGTCACAAaatttctctctaaatttttcccAATGGCAAAGACCAATGCTTTGAGGAGAGAAATTGCAGATTTTTATCAGGATGAACAAGAGAAATTTTATGAGAGTTGGGAGAGATTTAAGGACTTGATCTTAAAGTGTCCTCATCATGGTTTTGAAACATGGAGACtagtacaatatttttataatggttTGACTCAGACAAATCGTAACATGATTGAGTCCATGAATGGTGGTGGATTTTTGAGTCTTGTAGATGATGAGGCATACaaatttcttgagaattttTCTGAAAGTTCACAACAATGGGATTTTTCCAATCGTAAAGAGAGATGTGCCCCTGCAATTAAAAAAGGAGGATTGTATGAAGTCAGTGAAGATTTAGACATAAAAGCTAGGTTGGACAATCTCACTCGTAAGGTTGAAGCTTTAGCTTTAGGTAGAGGGATGAATTCTGTCAATCAAGTTCAAAGTGAAACATGCTCTATTTGTGCTAGTCCTATGCATACAACACAAATGTGTCCTTCTGCAGCTGGGTACCCTGATTTTTATGCTGAGCAAGCAAATGCACTGAATAATTATGGAAAACCATTTGCTAGTCTATTTTCAGAGACATACAATCCAAATTGGAGGAACCATCCTAATTTCTCATGGAGGCAAAATCAGCCTCCCACAAATGTAGGTGGACAACAAGTGCATCAACAAAGTCAATTTCGTCCACCTACTCAAGCATATCCTCCCATTCCTCAATCAACACCTCAGTTTGTAGCACCACCAAGACCACAATCATCTTTGGAGGAGTCTCTCAAAACTTTCATGCAATCAACTAGCCAAGCAATTTAA
- the LOC126708413 gene encoding uncharacterized protein LOC126708413: protein MLEVEDDENIVLKEKGTHSSQDDHREKKGNSTSIPIQDLSSPLDRRFVPKTPFPQRLISPQKSAQFGDILEQVPAYAKFLKDLVTMKRKTNVPKKAFLTEQVSSIIQNKYPVKCKDPGSPTISCRIGDHLIERALLDLGASVNLMPYSVYLQLGLGELKPRTMTLQLADRSVKIPRGIVEDVLIKVDAFYFPIDFVVLDTEPALNASTQIHVILGRPFLATSNALINCRSGVMKISFGNMTVELNIFDISKQVLDNEDICEVNIIGSLVHDTFLQSSCEDPPNACLTSFDCNLDTEKSIEEVNALLDSIPLLSIDSWQPKVIPLPLSSSPFPSIVEPPKLGDFWEHQLISILQEHKEAIGWKITNIKGISASMVMQRIHLEDTAKASQHVFDPADI, encoded by the exons ATGCTAGAAGTGGAGgatgatgaaaatattgtgttaaAGGAAAAGGGAACTCATAGTTCACAGGATGATCATAGAGAAAAGAAGGGCAACTCAACCTCAATTCCAATTCAGGATCTTAGTTCTCCCCTTGATAGGAGGTTTGTTCCTAAAACTCCATTCCCTCAAAGGTTAATCAGTCCTCAGAAAAGTGCACAATTTGGagacattttagag CAAGTTCCTGCTTATGCCAAATTTCTAAAAGATCTTGTGACAATGAAGAGAAAGACAAATGTCCCTAAAAAGGCATTTTTGACAGAGCAAGTTAGTTCAATCATTCAGAATAAATATCCAGTGAAATGCAAAGACCCTGGATCTCCTACAATTTCATGCAGGATTGGGGATCATCTCATTGAGCGAGCTTTGCTAGATTTGGGGGCAAGTGTGAACCTAATGCCATATTCAGTATACTTACAGCTAGGTTTGGGGGAGTTGAAACCCAGAACCATGACACTTCAATTAGCTGATAGGTCTGTGAAAATCCCTAGAGGTATTGTTGAGGATGTGCTGATTAAGGTGGATGCGTTCTATTTTCCTATTGATTTTGTTGTGTTAGATACTGAGCCTGCTCTAAATGCCAGTACACAAATCCATGTCATTTTGGGTCGCCCTTTCTTAGCCACATCCAATGCTTTGATCAATTGTCGGAGTGGTGTGATGAAGATTTCTTTTGGGAATATGACTGTTGAGCTTAATATTTTTGACATAAGTAAGCAAGTACTAGACAATGAGGATATATGTGAGGTTAACATTATTGGGAGCCTAGTCCATGATACTTTCCTACAATCAAGTTGTGAGGATCCCCCAAACGCTTGCTTAACCAGTTTTGATTGCAATTTGGATACTGAAAAATCAATTGAGGAGGTCAATGCATTGTTGGATTCTATTCCTCTCTTAAGTATTGATAGCTGGCAGCCAAAAGTGATCCCTCTTCCACTTTCTTCATCCCCATTCCCATCTATTGTAGAACCACCAAAGTTGGGTGACTTTTGGGAACACCAATTGATAAGTATACTTCAAGAGCATAAGGAAGCTATAGGTTGGAAAATTACTAATATTAAGGGTATTAGTGCTTCTATGGTTATGCAAAGAATTCACTTGGAAGACACTGCAAAAGCTTCTCAACATGTTTTTGACCCAG CTGATATTTga